TTCCGACACCGCGGCCGCCGACGCTCCGGTTCGCGTCTCCGTCATCGACGGACACGTCCATCTCGTCGAGTTCGTCCAGAGCAAAGTGCTCGACGAGGCCAACATCACCGGCATCGGGGCCAAGGTCGACGAACTGATCGACGCCAGCGAGAAGCCGCGTCTTCTCCTTGATTTCGAAGCGGTCGAACACCTGTCGAGCGCTGCGCTGGGCATG
The nucleotide sequence above comes from Planctomycetota bacterium. Encoded proteins:
- a CDS encoding STAS domain-containing protein; translated protein: MFDPATTGTAAASDTAAADAPVRVSVIDGHVHLVEFVQSKVLDEANITGIGAKVDELIDASEKPRLLLDFEAVEHLSSAALGMLINANNRIREKNGQLRLCNIRRQIMEVFTITKLDTLFKIFPDRPSARESFDKHRSA